The Streptomyces achromogenes genome window below encodes:
- a CDS encoding zinc-dependent alcohol dehydrogenase — protein MTLAVRYTAARTLDTAPAETREAGHGEVELAPAFVGICGTDLHIFHGDMDARVAAPAVLGHEMSGRIVRVGPGVQGWQPGDAVTVMPLRWDGSCPACRAGHQHICQNLDFIGIDSPGAMQQRWTVPASTLVRLPDTLPLDHAALVEPTAVAVHDVGRAGVREGERVVVVGGGPVGVLIALVARAAGADVKVMELNAHRRQLAEEQGLTTWDPAAADVSALVAEWTADAGADVAFEVSGAAGGVDTAVDVLGVRGRLCLVAIHPRPREINLHRFFWRELTLVGARLYDRSDFEKAVTLVADGTVPAERLITEIVPLSQAPAAFEALEGGGDVMKILVDCTDDTDALGAAE, from the coding sequence ATGACACTCGCCGTCCGCTACACCGCCGCCCGCACCCTGGACACCGCGCCCGCCGAAACCCGGGAAGCCGGCCACGGCGAGGTGGAACTCGCCCCCGCCTTCGTCGGCATCTGCGGCACCGACCTGCACATCTTCCACGGCGACATGGACGCCCGCGTCGCCGCGCCCGCCGTCCTCGGCCACGAGATGTCCGGCCGCATCGTCCGCGTCGGCCCCGGCGTCCAGGGCTGGCAGCCCGGCGACGCGGTCACCGTCATGCCCCTGCGCTGGGACGGCTCCTGCCCCGCCTGCCGCGCCGGCCACCAGCACATCTGCCAAAACCTGGACTTCATCGGCATCGACTCCCCCGGCGCCATGCAGCAGCGCTGGACCGTGCCCGCCTCCACCCTCGTGCGCCTGCCCGACACCCTGCCCCTGGACCACGCCGCCCTCGTCGAGCCCACCGCCGTCGCCGTCCACGACGTCGGCCGCGCGGGCGTACGGGAAGGCGAGAGGGTCGTCGTGGTCGGCGGTGGACCCGTCGGCGTCCTCATCGCCCTCGTCGCCCGCGCCGCCGGCGCCGACGTCAAGGTGATGGAACTCAACGCCCACCGCCGCCAGCTCGCCGAGGAACAGGGACTGACCACCTGGGACCCGGCCGCCGCCGACGTGAGCGCCCTGGTCGCCGAGTGGACCGCGGACGCGGGCGCCGACGTCGCCTTCGAGGTCTCCGGCGCCGCCGGCGGCGTCGACACCGCCGTCGACGTCCTCGGCGTACGCGGCCGGCTGTGCCTGGTCGCCATCCACCCCCGCCCCCGCGAGATCAACCTCCACCGTTTCTTCTGGCGCGAACTCACCCTCGTCGGAGCCCGCCTCTACGACCGCAGCGACTTCGAGAAGGCCGTCACGCTCGTCGCCGACGGCACCGTCCCCGCCGAACGCCTGATCACCGAGATCGTGCCGCTCAGTCAGGCACCCGCAGCTTTCGAAGCCCTCGAGGGCGGCGGCGACGTCATGAAGATCCTCGTCGACTGCACCGACGACACCGATGCCCTGGGAGCCGCTGAATGA
- a CDS encoding RbsD/FucU domain-containing protein, translated as MLLTELIHPGILEALAGAGHGARVLLADGHYPASTAVGERARTVHLNLAPGTLDVTPVLDVLLRTLPVESAQVMVPPEGEPEPPAIAEYRSRLAPVPVETLGRFAFYDAARSPDLALAIVTADTRTYANLLLTIGVRAEGTLTPR; from the coding sequence GTGCTGCTGACCGAACTGATCCACCCCGGCATCCTCGAGGCGCTCGCGGGAGCCGGCCACGGCGCGCGCGTCCTGCTCGCCGACGGCCACTACCCCGCCAGCACCGCCGTCGGGGAACGCGCCCGGACCGTCCACCTCAACCTGGCACCGGGCACCTTGGACGTCACCCCCGTCCTCGACGTCCTGCTGCGCACCCTGCCCGTGGAGTCGGCCCAGGTGATGGTGCCGCCCGAGGGCGAACCGGAACCGCCGGCCATCGCCGAGTACCGGTCCCGGCTCGCGCCCGTCCCCGTCGAGACGCTCGGCCGCTTCGCGTTCTACGACGCCGCCCGCTCCCCCGACCTCGCGCTGGCGATCGTCACCGCAGACACCCGTACCTATGCCAACCTGCTGCTGACCATCGGCGTCCGCGCTGAAGGGACCCTGACCCCACGATGA